In the Methanothermobacter sp. genome, one interval contains:
- the mvhA gene encoding F420-non-reducing hydrogenase subunit MvhA, with protein sequence MVKLTMEPVTRIEGHAKITVHLDDAGNVEDTRLHVMEFRGFEKFLQGRPIEEAPRIVPRICGICDVQHHLAAAKAVDACFGFEPDDILPAAYRMREIMNWGSYMHSHALHFYFLAAPDFIAGKDRKTRNVFQIIKDAPDVALQAIELRKNALEIVRATGGRPIHPTSSTPGGISTELDDETQKDLLQKAQRNVELAEATLELAVPIFEENIDLVNSLGNIETYHTGLVKDGVWDVYDGIVRIKDKEGNMFREFKPADYADTIAEHVKPYSWLKFPYIKDLGYPDGVYRVSPLSRLNVADKMPDAAPKAQEHFKEFQDNFGYAQQTLLYHWARLIELLACAECAADALEGDLSGEKFPDSLERQAGDGVGIVEAPRGTLTHHYTCDENGLITRANIVVATIQNNPAMEMGIQKVAQDYIKPGVEVDDKIFNLMEMVIRAYDPCLSCATHTIDSQMRLATLEVYDSEGDLVKRI encoded by the coding sequence ATGGTTAAACTCACAATGGAACCTGTGACCCGTATTGAAGGTCACGCCAAGATTACCGTACACCTCGACGATGCAGGTAATGTTGAGGACACAAGGCTCCATGTTATGGAATTCCGTGGATTCGAAAAATTCCTCCAGGGAAGACCCATAGAGGAAGCCCCAAGGATAGTTCCAAGGATCTGCGGTATCTGTGACGTGCAGCACCACCTGGCAGCCGCAAAGGCTGTTGACGCCTGCTTTGGATTCGAACCTGATGACATTCTCCCTGCAGCCTACAGGATGAGGGAGATCATGAACTGGGGCTCATACATGCACTCACATGCCCTGCACTTCTACTTCCTCGCAGCCCCTGACTTCATAGCAGGTAAGGACAGGAAGACAAGGAACGTCTTCCAGATAATAAAGGACGCACCTGATGTTGCTCTTCAGGCCATAGAGTTACGTAAAAATGCTCTGGAAATCGTCAGGGCCACAGGCGGAAGGCCAATTCACCCAACCTCCTCAACACCAGGAGGTATATCAACAGAACTGGACGATGAAACACAGAAGGACCTCCTTCAGAAGGCCCAGAGGAACGTTGAACTGGCAGAGGCCACCCTGGAACTTGCAGTTCCAATATTCGAGGAGAACATTGACCTCGTGAACTCACTGGGTAACATCGAGACATACCACACAGGTCTTGTCAAGGACGGTGTATGGGATGTCTACGATGGTATAGTGAGGATAAAGGACAAGGAAGGAAACATGTTCAGGGAGTTCAAACCAGCAGACTACGCTGACACCATCGCTGAACACGTTAAACCATACTCATGGCTCAAATTCCCATACATAAAGGACCTGGGCTACCCTGACGGCGTCTACCGTGTCTCACCACTCTCAAGGCTCAACGTCGCAGACAAGATGCCCGATGCAGCTCCAAAGGCACAGGAACACTTCAAGGAGTTCCAGGACAACTTTGGGTACGCACAGCAGACACTCCTGTACCACTGGGCAAGGCTCATAGAACTCCTCGCATGTGCTGAATGTGCAGCCGATGCACTTGAAGGAGACCTATCAGGAGAAAAATTCCCTGATTCACTTGAAAGGCAGGCAGGCGACGGTGTGGGTATAGTTGAGGCACCAAGGGGAACACTCACACACCACTACACCTGTGATGAGAACGGCCTCATAACCAGGGCAAACATCGTGGTTGCAACAATCCAGAACAACCCTGCCATGGAGATGGGTATCCAGAAGGTTGCCCAGGACTACATCAAACCTGGTGTTGAAGTGGATGATAAGATATTCAACCTCATGGAGATGGTCATAAGGGCATACGACCCATGTCTCTCCTGCGCAACACACACCATTGACAGTCAGATGAGACTTGCCACCTTGGAAGTATACGACAGTGAAGGCGACCTTGTAAAAAGGATCTAA
- the mvhB gene encoding polyferredoxin protein MvhB: MIVVNKEDCIRCGACQGTCPTAAIEVTPEDVIYCDICGGEPKCVDACPTGALKIEDLVVDEAGNTQGRIVFNPDKCNECGDCVEVCPPQILKLDEGKVKKIPLQGFCVMCQKCVDICPVGVIGVEGIKEPAKVELEIEGPIFIADCVGCGMCVPECPVDAITLEKVGGVIEIDEDTCIKCGVCAQTCPWNAVYISGKKPEKRAKEIKKFELDEEACIGCNTCVEACPGDFIVPKSSNLTVELPAICTACGLCEQLCPVDAIDLEVELGPAKPASEEGLVWDEEKCDFIGACANICPNDAIRVVTKEGMKLPDNEKVDEEPSFAMCTRCGACTMACPKGALSLVDMDKVIDGEVVKRKRVQYNPALCDQCGDCIDACPYDMLKLTDEKVPLKGFCILCDQCIPACPKGALSLK, from the coding sequence ATGATAGTTGTCAACAAAGAGGACTGCATAAGGTGTGGTGCCTGCCAGGGGACCTGCCCTACCGCAGCCATTGAGGTAACACCGGAGGATGTTATCTACTGTGACATCTGCGGCGGGGAACCCAAGTGTGTCGATGCCTGCCCAACAGGTGCCCTCAAAATTGAGGACCTGGTGGTTGACGAGGCAGGCAACACACAGGGCAGGATAGTTTTCAACCCTGACAAGTGCAATGAGTGCGGGGACTGCGTGGAGGTCTGCCCTCCACAGATCCTCAAACTTGACGAGGGCAAGGTCAAGAAGATTCCACTTCAGGGCTTCTGTGTCATGTGCCAGAAGTGCGTTGACATCTGCCCTGTGGGTGTCATAGGCGTTGAGGGCATCAAGGAACCAGCTAAGGTTGAGCTGGAAATCGAAGGACCCATATTCATCGCCGACTGTGTCGGCTGTGGAATGTGCGTCCCTGAATGCCCCGTGGACGCAATAACCCTTGAAAAGGTGGGTGGAGTCATAGAGATCGATGAGGACACATGCATAAAGTGTGGTGTCTGTGCACAGACCTGTCCATGGAACGCCGTCTACATCTCAGGCAAAAAACCAGAGAAGAGGGCCAAGGAAATCAAGAAATTCGAGCTGGATGAAGAGGCATGTATAGGATGCAACACCTGTGTGGAGGCATGCCCTGGTGACTTCATAGTTCCAAAGTCATCAAACCTTACGGTGGAACTCCCAGCCATATGTACAGCCTGTGGACTATGTGAACAGCTCTGTCCAGTGGATGCCATAGACCTTGAGGTGGAACTAGGACCTGCAAAACCTGCAAGTGAGGAGGGCCTTGTCTGGGATGAAGAAAAATGTGACTTCATCGGTGCATGTGCCAACATCTGCCCCAACGATGCAATAAGGGTTGTGACGAAGGAGGGCATGAAGCTACCTGACAATGAGAAGGTGGATGAGGAGCCATCCTTCGCCATGTGTACACGTTGCGGTGCATGTACCATGGCCTGTCCAAAGGGCGCCCTCAGCCTTGTGGATATGGACAAGGTCATTGATGGCGAGGTTGTCAAGAGGAAGAGGGTCCAGTACAACCCTGCCCTCTGCGACCAGTGCGGTGACTGTATAGATGCCTGCCCATACGACATGCTGAAACTCACCGATGAGAAGGTTCCACTTAAAGGGTTCTGTATACTCTGTGACCAGTGCATACCCGCCTGTCCAAAGGGTGCACTGTCACTGAAATAA